One region of Salvia miltiorrhiza cultivar Shanhuang (shh) chromosome 3, IMPLAD_Smil_shh, whole genome shotgun sequence genomic DNA includes:
- the LOC131016051 gene encoding probable phytol kinase 2, chloroplastic isoform X1, producing the protein MFSNNVVISDIIAGGLSVGITVSLLKLLEQTATRGVFEQKLNRKLVHISFGLVFMLCWPMFSSGRLGAVVASLIPGMNIINMLLLGFGIWKNDATVKSMTRNNDHRELLKGPLYYASALTLFTAIYWRTSPIAIAGLCNVCAGDGVADIFGRRFGRRKLPYNRDKTVAGSIAMACAGFFASVGYMIYFLWLGYIQGTFKLVVGFLVVSIASAVVESHPKSTELDDNLTVPLAVVFVGSLVF; encoded by the exons ATGTTCTCCAACAACGTCGTTATCAGTGACATCATCGCCGGTGGCTTGTCGGTTGGGATTACGGTTTCCTTGCTCAAATTGTTAGAACAAACAGCTACCAGAGGCGTCTTTGAACAG AAATTGAATAGGAAGCTTGTGCACATTAGCTTTGGATTAGTGTTCATGCTTTGCTGGCCTATGTTCAG TTCTGGTCGCCTTGGAGCAGTTGTAGCATCTCTTATTCCTGGTATGAATATCATCAACATGCTTCTTTTGGGATTCGGAATATGGAAGAATGATGCAACTGTCAAGTCGATGACTAGGAATAACGACCATAG GGAATTATTGAAGGGGCCGTTGTACTATGCTTCTGCGCTCACTCTCTTCACTGCAATTTACTGGCGAACATCTCCTATCGCGATTGCAGGGTTATGCAATGTGTGTGCTGGTGATG GCGTGGCCGACATTTTCGGGAGGCGCTTTGGCCGCCGAAAACTTCCCTACAATAGAGACAAAACCGTGGCTGGTAGTATCGCGATGGCGTGTGCTGGTTTCTTCGCTTCTGTTGG ATACATGATCTACTTTTTATGGTTGGGCTACATCCAAGGAACCTTCAAATTGGTGGTTGGGTTTTTGGTAGTGTCCATTGCTTCCGCGGTAGTTGAATCTCACCCTAAAAGCACTGAACTTGATGACAATTTAACAGTACCACTTGCTGTCGTCTTCGTGGGCAGTTTGGTCTTTTGA
- the LOC131016051 gene encoding probable phytol kinase 2, chloroplastic isoform X2, whose protein sequence is MFSNNVVISDIIAGGLSVGITVSLLKLLEQTATRGVFEQKLNRKLVHISFGLVFMLCWPMFSSGRLGAVVASLIPGMNIINMLLLGFGIWKNDATVKSMTRNNDHRELLKGPLYYASALTLFTAIYWRTSPIAIAGLCNAWPTFSGGALAAENFPTIETKPWLVVSRWRVLVSSLLLDT, encoded by the exons ATGTTCTCCAACAACGTCGTTATCAGTGACATCATCGCCGGTGGCTTGTCGGTTGGGATTACGGTTTCCTTGCTCAAATTGTTAGAACAAACAGCTACCAGAGGCGTCTTTGAACAG AAATTGAATAGGAAGCTTGTGCACATTAGCTTTGGATTAGTGTTCATGCTTTGCTGGCCTATGTTCAG TTCTGGTCGCCTTGGAGCAGTTGTAGCATCTCTTATTCCTGGTATGAATATCATCAACATGCTTCTTTTGGGATTCGGAATATGGAAGAATGATGCAACTGTCAAGTCGATGACTAGGAATAACGACCATAG GGAATTATTGAAGGGGCCGTTGTACTATGCTTCTGCGCTCACTCTCTTCACTGCAATTTACTGGCGAACATCTCCTATCGCGATTGCAGGGTTATGCAAT GCGTGGCCGACATTTTCGGGAGGCGCTTTGGCCGCCGAAAACTTCCCTACAATAGAGACAAAACCGTGGCTGGTAGTATCGCGATGGCGTGTGCTGGTTTCTTCGCTTCTGTTGG ATACATGA
- the LOC131016050 gene encoding uncharacterized protein LOC131016050 — translation MELQNSGMLSRDQLLHLFDRFASLTSHPEVKKRIADAVNDKQEPVAVTTTIQEEIFTEMGVDPQFGLSCLGRVSLAYEDDQDLMIQFYGFVAKEEIACEEAELGPERFAERTEMLQHLEAEQLEMLKHMRNFQLDDQSAILEKIHQQMENAGFQPEASLLSVEQIQDIVRRRVTPVFQPI, via the exons ATGGAGCTCCAAAATTCAGGAATGTTATCTCGAGATCAACTGCTTCATCTCTTTGATCGATTCGCCTCTCTCACCTCGCATCCTG AGGTGAAGAAACGGATTGCTGATGCCGTCAATGACAAGCAG GAGCCTGTAGCTGTAACTACAACAATTCAAGAGGAGATTTTTACGGAGATGGGAGTTG ACCCACAGTTTGGCTTATCTTGCTTGGGAAGAGTGAGCTTGGCTTATGAGGATGATCAAGATTTGATGATTCAATTCTATGGTTTTGTAGCAAA GGAAGAGATAGCTTGTGAGGAAGCAGAACTTGGGCCAGAAAGATTTGCAGAAAGAACTGAAATGCTGCAGCATTTAGAAGCAGAG CAACTGGAGATGTTGAAGCACATGCGCAACTTCCAGCTTGATGATCAGTCTGCAATCCTTGAAAAG ATTCATCAACAAATGGAGAATGCCGGCTTTCAACCGGAGGCATCGCTCTTATCAGTGGAGCAGATCCAGGATATCGTTAGAAGAAGAGTGACCCCAGTTTTTCAGCCAATATAG